The DNA region AGAACTGTAACTGTTCCTTCAGCTCATTCTTAGGATTTACAAATAAAACCACCATTGAACTCTTAACTACTctatgttaaaaatataataagcaaTATCCATATACTGCACTAATCTATTAAacttacatatattaaaaatttaatccaATTATAGATACAGTTACTatacaaaaaacatttaattcacatgttaatatttccattttcttaatacAGTATGAAGATAAAAGAATTATGACAAAGCATCACTGCAAACtattaaacaaaacaacaatgcACAAAAGGGTTCAATGTAATCCTTGTATGAAATGGCTGTACCATCAAGAGTCATAAAAAATCACAACCCATACTTGGTATCAAATACTACTGTTCAGTTGACACAAAATATTATAACCTGTTATGTACTGCAAAATATACAAAGCAccacaacattttatttttgaaaactatTGCCAACATTATTCTTTTCCTACAAAGAAACCAACATACAGTAATACGTAAAACATACCTCGCAGATGGCATGGTCTACCTGATTCCTCAGATCATCCACGGTCAGTTTCTCAAACTCGTCCACGTTCAAGTTGAGCTTCCCTTTTAACTGTTCTGTAAAATATACATCACATATCAAATCAGTAGCTTTGTACATATGATTAGAGGACTGTCATGAAAGTGGATTTTAAGCATAAGGTATAAGCCTGCCATTTGGGGTAAGACAAATGTAACCACTAGCTGATATAATGACCAGAGGCTATATATTAAAGTATGTAgctagaaaattattattattatgagaatttAGGATGATACTTCAGCAGTCTGGTTAAAccatttagtaataataataatactacaagATATAAGTTTATCTATTGCTTTAAGGGAAGGTGAATCGTGTCATCAAGTTGCTACTCGCCAATGATAACTCTCTGCTTTTCCATGACTTTGGACTGTGGAGGTCCCCCTTCACCGGTCTGGTAAGCGTAATTTTCCAAGTCCTCGAGCTGCTGTTTCAACTTTTCAATGAGTTCCTTCTGGCGGGTTACTGCAGCTATTTCGTCTGCATGTTCCTGAAATTGTGAAGAGTAGCAGAAATTCAGCAATATTTTGAACaggtaatttataaattttcagtgCAGTGTTCAcactgaaattttaaattttcagtggCTTTTATTAAACTTCATAACTGAAAATTTGCAACTTAAATGGCATACTGTACAAAGTCCTGCTCTCTTTCCCAACTGTctaaaaaatataacttctactgCATTAGTAATTAAGCAAATTTCATGTCTTATATGTGCAAATGACTGCCTTCCTTAAGATGTAATTATCTCAGTGCATCAAGAGTAAACCCTAATTTCAAATctgacctaaaatggaaaactgtgaTGGTTTTTTGGGAAGAGAATATGTGTGTCATCATATGCTCCCAAAATGCTCACTCTGTACTTGGGGTTGGAAATTGAGACTCTACCAGGAACCAATAGGTGGGATggcaaaacaaaattgttttcagactttaataataaacatttacaaaacacaagTTCGTACTTCACTGTAGCCATGTGGCTGCTGGAATAGGATGCTCATGATGTGTCAGTTTTTGGTAATGGAAATACTttactaatattaattaattaaataaaatataggtaTAATAAACCTAAGGAAGCTCGATCATTTACTACTACTTCTCACCCAGCATTTCATTAGATGTCTGCATAGTGACTTAACCTATGCTGCTACTCCTAAACTATTTTTCAGTCAATATTTGTCTTGacttagaaataattttcttatggaTTCTGTACTGAATGATCAGAGGGGGCCCTTTCTCATTTTTCCGTCAACCAGACAGCTCCTGCCTCCACTATTTGGGCTTTCAATCATGGAAAAGCTAGACTTGAAGGTGCATCTGATTAGTACTGATCTCACTCCTGAAGAGTTTGCCCTAGATTTGCACCAAACCAGAGGAGGAGGGCCAGACACCAAAGATGGCAGGAGCAACCTCACTGACTGAAGCTAAAGAGATGGTGTGGTACCCAGCCTTAGTGCTTCTCACCATCCAGCTGACATAAATTCTTCCATGAGAACATACAATTGGAgtaccctctttttcattcattcaccttTGCTaaagaatacaggcagtcctcggttatcggcggggttccatttctgagggtgtgatggtaaccgaaaatcgccgctaactgaaaatcggcgattttcgggggtcaTCGGCGCCAAAAgagccgattttcggttattggtgcctctgttaggtacgcATCAGCACTGAAAAgagctgattttcggttatcggtgcctctgttaggtatgcatcggcgccaatacccaattatcggcgccggtaagcggaaatcggcgattttcagcaccgaaaattgccaattttcgtcgcttgACAGgcaccataaaaccagatcgctgttaaccgagtctgccgttaaccagggactgcctgtacttggagAGACAAGGTACTGTGCTCTGTACAGTAAAGTATCTCACAAGAATACCCTACCTGTTTACTCCCTGAATTATGCTTGCTTTTAGTTGCCTCTCGAAGATCTGGGATGCCACGGTTTGCGAACTCTTCAAGCTCTTGAAGTAAAGCTTCTTTTTCATTTGGTGATGCATCAACTATCTGTTTTAACCTGAACTGAACCTGCAGAGTAAATACATTGTCATTTACTTCTTGTGAAAAGTTTTGTTCCAACAATGCAAACGTACACCCATtccaagaaaaaaatcttttgggtATATTCTTGGAAGtacaataatacattttaaatacctatacagtataataattttaCTACAAGTATGTATACTTTCCAATTAGGGACCATCTCTGGTAAATATTTTGTcacaaaaaaatgtgattttaaagCTGTTCCCTCAAAGAGGAAAACTTGAGAATTTCCCACCTCAGGAGTATAGATACAGTCACATTAAAGCATATCCTGGTATCTTTTAGTACCATGAAAGCAAACTATGCACCATGTAGGCAATATACTTAATTGTTGCAAAATTGAAATTGCATGTTAGTTAAGGCAGCATCACAAAAAATGAACATGCCCAAATGAAGTTTATCAAATAACGATTAATTAGTATAAAGTCTGATGGCACGATGCCAGAAAATGCGATTGTGTAACACGAcactaactgtcatagtttcaagATACAACTTCATTTAAAGCCTTACTATCAAATGCTTATCTTACATGAACACAGTCCCATCacatgaaaaaatacagaatgaaaatgaaagcaatcaGAAGggctaatataaaaatgaaattagaaaggctaatataaaaatgaagaaataagtatACACTGTATTCATTTGTACTCTACACGTACTGTAACCATTACAATTCACTATACCTGTGCAAAATGAGACGTAAGAGACATCAAGGAATTGGTGAGTTGCTCCTGCTCTTCTTCCAGCTGCTGTACTCGTTCTTCCTCGTAAGACTGTTTAATTCTCCTGTGCCTGTAATGATGTATATAAGTAGTTAAATCACATGTGTGATTATATCATGCCTACTAGTTCGTACATATGCAGGACTGCCTAAAGTACGGTACTTCTGGTACATAACAGCCAAAGGTTTTTCAGGGAAATAATTAGATCAGATTCATGTCTGCAGTCTAACTCTGCATCAGGATCTGTAGAATTTAAAATCATCAGGACTCGATACTCAGCCAAGCGTCTCAAATCTAATGGGACATCCTAGTAGCCTAAAGTAGAACTCATGTTTCCTGATCTAACCAACACTTCTTTCTCCATGAGTCACATCATTTCCAGTTCTCAAGCCTTGCCCTAAGTGATCATGCTCTAACCTTTGTCTATGCTTACTTAAGAGTCCAAGTTCTGACTATATTTCTTATGAAGCAGTGGGTGGGGTTGTTTTCCAGTTTCAACTAGTTTGGCCCCAGCAGtacaaaattctctttatatCTATGTTTCAAGTGAAGCTCTTGATGGCCATACTGCAACAGAGCTTTGACTTTGCTGTCTATTGTTTCTGGAGAGTTACCAGTGTTGAGTTGCCTATAAAATGAAAACCTGATGAAGGAGGGCAGTTCTTCCCTTGTACACGATGTCGATATTTTATGTTGTTAGAAGAGCCTCTTAGGCTTCCTTCAGTATGTCTGTAACAGCAATGTAATGAACGGCATTCATCGTTGTATAAATCTTCATTGTTATATCAAACAGTTTGGCTATGCTATAGTAGGCATGACTCTTCCCAGGGTAGCAGGAGCTAATTCAAGGCTCCAAACGGCTCTGCTCCCCGCTTTTGGTCAATCTCGTACGAGTAAACGAATTGTGGAACGTGATTATTTAGCCTACATAACCAGACTTGTACAACCACAAATACTACTGTATACCCTGACAGAGACATAACATTCACTTAAATCTTTGCATCACCACAGTGAGCCATGGAATTCTATATGGTACATCTTCAGGGGAGGTGTTGGCGACGGTAAACATATCTGATAACTTCTCTGCTTTTACAAAGACTGCGAAGCAGAAGCTGTGAACAAGTTCCTTCCTGTTTGGAAAAGAAAGCCACGACATTATGGCTCTTATGAAAAAGTCTACCACATTAAAAGTTGTTGCTTTGGGTTGATGAACCAgcattgcatataaaaaaaaaattgaaagacttGGCCATGGGCCTGTGAGGAATATATGCAGAGTTCATCAAgaatggaaaagcttgaaaattgaaataaataacaaatgtggAAGATGAAACATGTTAACCTCATTCCTAATATAGTCCCTAATAAGGGGTTCACTCAACATAAGATATCTTATGTGAACCATAGCCATGCTACTCTAGAGTAACTCACCAGTGGCTAAATAAGAGTAAAGGCCACAATGGGAAAAATCAAACCCATAGTAGTTCATTTACAAGTAGAGGCCATTCTAAGCTTGTCTGCCTATTGATGAAGAGTTGCCACAACAGAGAGAACTTGGACCGTggaataaaaagttacaaaacaaaGCTAAGTGGCAAATTCATACTACATCCTGAATAGAGGAAAGATAAAGGACCCACTGCTTCCATATCAGATACATACATCCAAAACCCTTTAACAGATTTACAAATGCAATTCAGAGAGATTAATTATAGGAAAAGCTAAcagtttttcctgaaaaaagGAAACCAGTTTAATAAGATACTAATCATTCATGTCCAAAGCAGACGAAAACGAAAACAGGTCGAAAGCAAGAAGcaaaacagtaaatatatgtactgAGAGAAAATGGAATTGGGTGACAGAGCCTCAGTTATATACTATAGTTCTGGCTAGAGCAGGGATgattcccctcttctctctcctctaacTTTGGAGGAAAAATTtcacccctcattaaaaaaaaaatccttaggaCCAGCCCTGTGACAGTCAAGAAATAACTCATTTGTCTAGGTGAGCTACACTACTTAGAAATACTCCTTTGTACAAGTCTTTTGTGGTCTCTTCATGCATTCTAGTTTTCTCTGGAataaatgcctatatatatatatatatgtatattttttattttgcatcagtgtttgttttataaatgcaaagcaccatttttacatttcttcaacCTGTTTAGTTTATTATTACAATCACATTTCACTAACAAAACCTGGAGTTAAAACacatagcctaggctaggctCAAGAACTTCTAGTTAGCGAAGAAGTTAAACAGCAATGATTGGGTTATATTGTTAATGTCACtgaatctgtaatatatatatacaatgacatTTTATTTGACATACAGTACTAGTgccaaaaattgttttcaaaatccCATAGAGTAAAACTTGCAgtacagcaaaaataaaacttctagaCAAGAAATGCACTTTACTTACCAACTATATTCTGAACACGAGTAAAGTGACCGATTATCGTCGTCATCATCTGGAGCACCCAGAGGGGGCCACCTTTCCCCTGTGGGTCGACCATCTGAGTCCCATTCATCGTCACCAATACCACAGCCTCCAATATCAAAGTCCCTTGAGGAATAACTTTCCAACTGTCCATCATCGTCATGAAAATTTCCATCAGCACTTTTATAAGTCTTAAGTCCTACGTTAACGTCGTCATAATTGTTCTCGAGGCTTCTCTCGAAGAAGTCGTTATCTTCTTTGGATACTGGAGTCACTTGTAAATCACACTGTAGACtttgaaattctttttccttcaagGAAGAGCCTGCGCTGTAAAGCACACCACGGTCAAACGAACTGGCTCGGCTTAAAGTTTTGACGAGGTCAGAAACTCCCTTTTCGCCCACAACTACATTTATCTCGTTCTTGTGTTGCTGATCTACATAATTCTGGATTTCGAGTTCTTTGTTCATTTTGTCAAAGTCGGCAAAATTCATGTCCTCGTCCCTGACGCCATTGACACTAAGGCATTTGCTGTCTGCTGGATTaccagacagaaagatagatggTCTGATAACGTTTGGCTGGcattcattttcggtggtcatAGCTGAAAGGAAAAGAGATCATCAGCaaaactttaacaaaataatacctaaattcttttaaagtgtttcatgttttcaaacacaaaaatatagtgGCAGATGCATCCTGTGGAAAGAAAGGCAAAAATTAGCTTATCCCACGGTTAGTGTGTCAAATGTATGATTAAGAAACAGAACTACCTTAGTTGCTCTGGGGTGACATTTTGACCTATCTTCTTCCCAAAGGAGTCACCTGGGTTTCTGGTTAAGGACTGTAAGTTGAAAGAAACCTTGTCTGGAGACAAAGATAAATAACTTCGGTCCAAGTTTAAAAGTACTTGGTGACTCTGTATTACTGAAATAAGAGAACTATTTTCAttgacaatgaataaatgaaattcagtGCCAACTTAAGCAAACTTTATTCACAGTTTAAATTTAAACTTTGAGTTCTGCTTTCTATCAGAATGGTGACACTCTAAGCAACTTTGTACCACAGATCTCAAGAATCCAAAAAGCCAGAAAAGAAGTGTTAACACCCAACCACAGTAGAATATATATCCTTCAACTAAGAGAGTCATAACCATAGCTGAAGGAGGCCTTCTGTGGTGCCCTGTGTGTCTTTGTATCACATTTTAATTATAGACATTTTCTTGATACACAAAG from Macrobrachium rosenbergii isolate ZJJX-2024 chromosome 45, ASM4041242v1, whole genome shotgun sequence includes:
- the LOC136829765 gene encoding RUN domain-containing protein 1-like isoform X2, encoding MTTENECQPNVIRPSIFLSGNPADSKCLSVNGVRDEDMNFADFDKMNKELEIQNYVDQQHKNEINVVVGEKGVSDLVKTLSRASSFDRGVLYSAGSSLKEKEFQSLQCDLQVTPVSKEDNDFFERSLENNYDDVNVGLKTYKSADGNFHDDDGQLESYSSRDFDIGGCGIGDDEWDSDGRPTGERWPPLGAPDDDDDNRSLYSCSEYSWHRRIKQSYEEERVQQLEEEQEQLTNSLMSLTSHFAQVQFRLKQIVDASPNEKEALLQELEEFANRGIPDLREATKSKHNSGSKQEHADEIAAVTRQKELIEKLKQQLEDLENYAYQTGEGGPPQSKVMEKQRVIIEQLKGKLNLNVDEFEKLTVDDLRNQVDHAICELVNPLKMKEQLIAQLQTQITDLERFIIFLQGEAGEREVDPKTTKCGCKEPQQRHPGVGRSHEAERRQGRSGTMPSKLSQGSSEKEQLRRETEHIVKRATILLNMLSFGCGPNHHRFQKNTLKKTPQGNHYGDLRAALEVSINNVLEILGPETPADSDYTSDSEEIPVVSYHEDLVLAVRKQLAPALRDLIQHGLMPVGQSQSLVPFLSCFPQRSQKATKLLHAWDLILKYYQLKKGDQYNRTPARRLSQSFNLEITGGSALTSKQALLSIIGSIIASHTPLKRSYDSHFKAFVCAALNQKKLITWLRHIFRTQVLTENYYQSWSYVSKTGFEDAFRSLEKLNKYNLDLPVDLAVQPFQNIKDAF
- the LOC136829765 gene encoding RUN domain-containing protein 1-like isoform X1; this translates as MPAMTTENECQPNVIRPSIFLSGNPADSKCLSVNGVRDEDMNFADFDKMNKELEIQNYVDQQHKNEINVVVGEKGVSDLVKTLSRASSFDRGVLYSAGSSLKEKEFQSLQCDLQVTPVSKEDNDFFERSLENNYDDVNVGLKTYKSADGNFHDDDGQLESYSSRDFDIGGCGIGDDEWDSDGRPTGERWPPLGAPDDDDDNRSLYSCSEYSWHRRIKQSYEEERVQQLEEEQEQLTNSLMSLTSHFAQVQFRLKQIVDASPNEKEALLQELEEFANRGIPDLREATKSKHNSGSKQEHADEIAAVTRQKELIEKLKQQLEDLENYAYQTGEGGPPQSKVMEKQRVIIEQLKGKLNLNVDEFEKLTVDDLRNQVDHAICELVNPLKMKEQLIAQLQTQITDLERFIIFLQGEAGEREVDPKTTKCGCKEPQQRHPGVGRSHEAERRQGRSGTMPSKLSQGSSEKEQLRRETEHIVKRATILLNMLSFGCGPNHHRFQKNTLKKTPQGNHYGDLRAALEVSINNVLEILGPETPADSDYTSDSEEIPVVSYHEDLVLAVRKQLAPALRDLIQHGLMPVGQSQSLVPFLSCFPQRSQKATKLLHAWDLILKYYQLKKGDQYNRTPARRLSQSFNLEITGGSALTSKQALLSIIGSIIASHTPLKRSYDSHFKAFVCAALNQKKLITWLRHIFRTQVLTENYYQSWSYVSKTGFEDAFRSLEKLNKYNLDLPVDLAVQPFQNIKDAF